A section of the Castanea sativa cultivar Marrone di Chiusa Pesio chromosome 12, ASM4071231v1 genome encodes:
- the LOC142619616 gene encoding anthocyanidin 5,3-O-glucosyltransferase-like, whose translation MEDVIVLYPSPGRGHLISMVELGKFILKHHPSFSITILILSEPNTNTNSTAPQYVASSTTQYIATVNSTTPSITFHRLPPISEVPPSTSSFVELNYLIPHLNNQNLHQTLKTISQTSKLKAFIIDFFCDAAFEVATTLDIPTYYFFTSSPSGLATFLYRPTLHIKLDKSLKDLGSTLLDIPGLPPIQASDLPDNWKDRTSKVYEYSLNAATHMAKSNGLVLNTFDLLETKSIKAISDGLCVPDGPTPPIFCIGPLISSNNQNGDDHECLNWLNSQPNRSVVFLCFGSLGLFSAKQLKEIAVGLENSGQRFLWVIRNPPPDNEKDPNLDELLPKGFLERTKDKGFVVKQWVPQVAVLSHDSVGGFVTHCGWNSVLEAVWCGVPMVGWPLYAEQRLNRVVLVEEIKLALCLNESEDGFVSATELEKRVKELMASEVGREVRERISILRDESVAAMKEGGSSHVALTKFAQPS comes from the coding sequence ATGGAGGATGTCATAGTTCTATACCCTTCTCCAGGCAGAGGCCATCTGATCTCCATGGTAGAGCTTGGCAAGTTCATACTTAAACATCACCCTTCTTTCTCCATCACAATCCTCATCTTAAGCGAACCAAACACAAATACTAACTCCACCGCACCCCAATATGTAGCCAGCTCTACCACCCAATACATCGCCACCGTCAATTCCACCACCCCATCTATCACCTTCCACCGCCTCCCACCTATATCTGAAGTCCCACCCAGTACTTCCTCCTTTGTAGAACTGAATTACTTAATTCCACACCTCaacaaccaaaatctccaccaAACCCTCAAAACTATTTCCCAAACCTCCAAACTCAAAGCCTTTATCATTGATTTCTTCTGTGATGCTGCCTTCGAAGTGGCCACAACCCTTGACATCCCCACCTACTATTTCTTCACCTCTAGCCCAAGTGGCCTAGCCACGTTTCTATACCGCCCCACGCTACatataaaattggataaaagCTTGAAAGATCTCGGCAGTACGCTTCTTGATATTCCTGGCTTACCGCCTATCCAGGCTTCAGACTTGCCTGACAATTGGAAAGATCGCACTTCTAAAGTGTACGAGTATTCTTTAAACGCGGCAACCCACATGGCCAAATCGAATGGACTTGTTTTAAACACGTTCGACTTGCTCGAAACAAAATCTATCAAGGCAATCTCTGATGGACTATGTGTCCCAGATGGACCGACTCCACCGATATTTTGTATTGGTCCTTTGATATCGAGTAACAATCAAAACGGAGATGATCATGAGTGTTTAAATTGGCTAAATTCGCAGCCGAATCGAAGCGTTGTGTTTCTATGTTTTGGAAGCTTGGGATTGTTTTCAGCGAAGCAGTTGAAAGAAATAGCGGTGGGGTTAGAAAATAGCGGTCAAAGGTTCCTGTGGGTGATAAGAAATCCACCACCAGATAATGAGAAAGATCCTAACTTGGATGAGTTATTGCCAAAGGGTTTCTTGGAAAGGACCAAAGATAAAGGGTTTGTGGTGAAACAATGGGTTCCACAGGTGGCGGTGCTGAGTCATGACTCAGTGGGTGGGTTCGTGACTCATTGTGGGTGGAACTCAGTGCTTGAAGCAGTGTGGTGTGGAGTGCCAATGGTTGGTTGGCCATTGTATGCGGAGCAAAGGTTGAATAGGGTGGTTTTGGTGGAGGAAATCAAGTTAGCGTTGTGCTTAAATGAATCAGAAGATGGGTTTGTGAGTGCAACAGAGTTGGAGAAGCGAGTGAAGGAGTTAATGGCCTCGGAAGTGGGTAGAGAGGTAAGAGAAAGAATATCAATTTTGAGAGATGAATCTGTGGCAGCTATGAAAGAGGGTGGGTCCTCACATGTTGCATTGACCAAGTTCGCTCAGCCAAGCTAA